From a region of the Streptacidiphilus albus JL83 genome:
- a CDS encoding cytochrome P450, translating to MTTTEPTDTLTFPAPRGGCPFAPPPAYTEALEQRPVSRITLWDGSPAWLVTRHEDVRTVMGDRRFSADAAKPGFPFFSGGRRELAVQNPTFIRMDDPEHARLRRMLTGDFIIKRVEAMRPEIQGIVDDFLDTMTGHHPPADLVAEFALPVPSLVICLLLGVPYADHAFFQERSALLLDNRVPAAEVTRARDELASYLVELAARKAKEPDDRIISRLVDRGDLNRAEIAGMSLLLLVAGHETTANMTALSTLALLRDPVQLARLRAEPELVKGAVEELLRFLSIVQSGTTRVATEPVQLGDRLVGAGEGVVCMLATANRDSSVFPDPDRLDLGRDARRQVAFGFGVHQCLGQPLARVELQIALETLFRRLPELRLAVPVEEIRFRNDSVVYGVESLPVSW from the coding sequence GTGACCACGACGGAGCCCACCGACACCCTCACCTTCCCCGCGCCGCGCGGCGGCTGCCCCTTCGCTCCGCCGCCGGCCTACACGGAGGCCCTGGAACAGCGCCCGGTCAGCCGGATCACGCTCTGGGACGGGTCGCCGGCCTGGCTCGTCACCCGGCACGAGGACGTCCGCACCGTGATGGGCGACCGGCGGTTCAGCGCCGACGCCGCCAAGCCGGGCTTCCCCTTCTTCAGCGGCGGCCGCCGGGAGCTGGCCGTCCAGAACCCGACCTTCATCCGGATGGACGACCCCGAACACGCCCGGCTGCGCCGGATGCTGACGGGGGACTTCATCATCAAGCGGGTGGAGGCGATGCGCCCGGAGATCCAGGGCATCGTCGACGACTTCCTGGACACCATGACCGGGCACCACCCGCCCGCCGACCTGGTCGCCGAGTTCGCGCTGCCGGTGCCGTCGCTGGTGATCTGCCTGCTGCTCGGCGTCCCCTACGCCGACCACGCGTTCTTCCAGGAGCGCAGCGCCCTGCTGCTGGACAACCGGGTCCCGGCCGCCGAGGTCACCCGGGCCCGCGACGAACTCGCCTCCTATCTCGTGGAGTTGGCGGCGCGCAAGGCCAAGGAGCCGGACGACCGGATCATCAGCCGGCTCGTCGACCGGGGCGACCTCAACCGCGCCGAGATCGCCGGCATGAGCCTGTTGCTGCTGGTCGCCGGACACGAGACCACCGCCAACATGACCGCCCTGTCGACCCTGGCCCTGCTGCGCGACCCGGTCCAACTGGCCAGGCTCAGGGCCGAACCCGAGCTGGTCAAGGGCGCGGTGGAGGAGCTGCTGCGGTTCCTGAGCATCGTCCAGAGCGGCACCACCCGGGTCGCGACCGAGCCGGTGCAGCTCGGGGACCGGCTCGTCGGGGCCGGGGAGGGCGTGGTCTGCATGCTCGCGACGGCCAACCGGGACAGCTCGGTGTTCCCGGACCCGGACCGGCTCGACCTGGGCCGCGACGCCCGGCGGCAGGTCGCCTTCGGCTTCGGCGTGCACCAGTGCCTGGGCCAGCCGCTGGCCCGGGTGGAGCTGCAGATCGCCCTGGAGACCCTGTTCCGGCGGCTGCCGGAGCTGCGGCTCGCGGTCCCGGTCGAGGAGATCCGCTTCCGGAACGACAGCGTGGTCTACGGCGTGGAGTCGCTGCCGGTCTCCTGGTGA
- a CDS encoding NADP-dependent oxidoreductase translates to MQPTMNRSSSGATALTVHQIARPSGFPTPEHFRFAESPVPEPAPDTALVENLYWSVDPYHREMMDGDFALDSPLEGRTLGRVTDSRDPALAEGELVFHRHGWRTHSVVRPDEARVLPQDAGVPLPAYLGILGGTGLTAYVGLSRIARLREGDDLFVSAAAGGVGTATGRLARLMGAGRLVGSAGSPAKAAHLTERVGYDAAFDYHAGPAAELLAKAAPTGIDVFVDSVGGEQLAAAIGALRERGRVVRIGTVGQYNTPDAPPVRFNYADIVEKSLRMEGFLVRDYRDLQQELTEFVVPHLLSGRLPLDETLVTGFDRIVDAFLSMLRGGNTGKMIVQRD, encoded by the coding sequence GCGCTCACCGTCCACCAGATCGCCCGTCCCTCCGGCTTCCCCACCCCCGAGCACTTCCGCTTCGCCGAGTCGCCGGTCCCGGAACCCGCACCCGACACCGCTCTGGTGGAGAACCTCTACTGGTCGGTCGACCCCTACCACCGGGAGATGATGGACGGCGACTTCGCGCTCGACTCGCCGTTGGAGGGCCGCACCCTCGGCCGGGTGACCGACTCCCGCGATCCGGCGCTCGCCGAGGGCGAGCTGGTCTTCCACCGGCACGGCTGGCGCACCCACTCGGTGGTCCGCCCGGACGAGGCCAGGGTCCTGCCGCAGGACGCGGGCGTGCCGCTCCCCGCGTACCTGGGCATCCTCGGCGGCACCGGGCTCACCGCCTATGTCGGCCTCAGCCGGATCGCCCGGCTCCGCGAGGGGGACGACCTCTTCGTCTCGGCGGCGGCGGGCGGCGTCGGCACCGCCACCGGGCGGCTCGCCCGGCTGATGGGTGCCGGACGGCTGGTCGGCAGCGCGGGCTCCCCGGCGAAGGCCGCCCACCTCACCGAGCGGGTCGGCTACGACGCGGCCTTCGACTACCACGCGGGCCCGGCCGCCGAGCTGCTGGCGAAGGCCGCGCCGACCGGCATCGACGTCTTCGTCGACAGTGTCGGCGGCGAGCAGCTGGCGGCGGCGATCGGCGCGCTGCGCGAGCGCGGCCGGGTGGTGCGGATCGGCACCGTCGGCCAGTACAACACCCCGGACGCTCCGCCGGTGCGGTTCAACTACGCCGACATCGTGGAGAAGAGCCTCCGAATGGAGGGCTTCCTGGTCCGCGACTACCGCGATCTGCAGCAGGAGCTGACCGAGTTCGTGGTCCCGCACCTGCTCAGCGGCCGACTCCCGCTCGACGAGACGCTGGTGACCGGCTTCGACCGGATCGTGGACGCCTTCCTGTCGATGCTGCGCGGCGGGAACACCGGAAAGATGATCGTGCAGCGGGACTGA
- a CDS encoding ferredoxin — translation MQVTVDQDRCCSSGQCVLLAPAVFDQSEDDGVVQLLLPRPPEELHGAVRAAVGICPGRAISVQDA, via the coding sequence GTGCAGGTGACTGTTGATCAGGACCGTTGTTGCAGCTCGGGGCAGTGCGTGCTGCTCGCCCCGGCGGTGTTCGACCAGAGCGAGGACGACGGAGTCGTCCAGCTGCTGCTGCCCCGGCCACCCGAGGAACTGCACGGCGCCGTCCGGGCGGCGGTCGGCATCTGCCCCGGGCGTGCCATCTCCGTGCAGGACGCGTAG